The Penaeus chinensis breed Huanghai No. 1 chromosome 16, ASM1920278v2, whole genome shotgun sequence genome window below encodes:
- the LOC125033305 gene encoding uncharacterized protein LOC125033305: MNMDHLGGTSVGWYNWELVTNKVQVDLMNADVVHQINHPVQASYGTPQHVSVQLAVPQAPRSNHAVSLESTNTTNTPKPPGPRPPRGRHAHGERVACHECGKTYACNANLRDHMRIHTGERPFSCDECGMTFTQRSNLRMHKRVHTGERPYMCGVCGKTFSRSSHLPGHMRQHTGEKPYTCEECGQTFTTSQSMKNHKRIHTGEKPYVCDVCDAAFTQSSTLSTHKKSHTGDKPFKCDICNKRFIFRSGLNEHMIVHSRDKPYQCDQCHKRFKYSNYLSKHKKKYCGNDGYRKRWQKSGVKKPSGRRSGGFRKASSSLRVTTSHTLDDDQGDDDEVISLHEEEEEEEEEQRQEQQRRSRISRYEKRKEKIPLHISDDGDWKKAWIKQGYKYIKMEQFQRAHMVAPAASTATAPTSTMSAYTYSGLEEFLVPAPVQVDIGNNVARQISQQIQHVQFTSVSQMQPVQLTAATTNASSRTSQSPALGTHVGTSVEPPPPAKSSSRSRVRSGTGERVVCPECGKSLACGPNLTEHMRTHTGERPFVCHECGASFAAKSNLRTHKRLHTGERPYMCGVCGKTFSQSSHLPSHMRVHTGERPYECPECPKSFSSSTTLRNHLRIHRGDCPFKCEYCGRGFVCKSWLQDHYKVHTGEKPFQCDICNKWFKDKSYITKHKMKYCGNDGYKKRWRRPGVKKPPGRKPGGIAKAKVYEEEDADQPKRPRGRPKGSKNKRGRKRKPVNVRKKRSNAATDSDAEFEEMLQEHESERPEGSGSEKLEGDGDGKERQQLLDSDKHEFLDSERQELLEAERHDMLEIEKQEILSSEVDGTTSIQEESSVEDVKGSYLQLNAIRLSDTHQHEDPRQDHRQEQKHHHYQQQYQFEASADQSTSEAHSGKNSDSLSIQHIPMVQLHVHMPHTSLPTHVQQTHMQQNHVHQSISQPQNLVQPQNLTQSQNLVQPQNLVQPQNLVQPQNLVQPQNLVQPQNLVQPQNLSQSESLNQPQNLSQPQNHSQPHNLSLSQSLSQPQNLSLAPKLVQSHSMHQPQNLSQPQNLAQPQNLSQPQNLSQSHSLSQTQSMSQPQNLSQSQNLSQTSNMSQPQNLSQNDNLSQPQNLSQPQNLSQPQNLSQTHVSLQDHLTQLNQPHQTIHMVYYNP, translated from the exons ATGAACATGGATCACCTTGGAGGAACTAGTGTTGGGTGGTACAACTGGGAACTTGTGACCAATAAGGTTCAGGTAGACCTTATGAATGCAGATGTTGTACACCAGATAAATCATCCAGTGCAAGCATCTTATGGAACTCCACAACATGTGTCTGTCCAGCTTGCAGTACCACAAGCTCCTCGTTCTAATCATGCAGTCAGTTTAGAATCTACTAATACTACAAATACCCCAAAGCCTCCGGGCCCACGACCTCCAAGAGGTCGCCATGCCCACGGAGAGCGTGTGGCATGTCATGAGTGTGGTAAGACATATGCATGTAATGCAAATCTACGAGACCACATGAGGATACATACTGGTGAAAGGCCTTTCTCTTGTGATGAATGTGGAATGACTTTCACACAGAGATCAAATCTCCGCATGCACAAACGTGTCCATACTGGTGAACGACCgtacatgtgtggtgtgtgtgggaaaACATTTTCTAGGTCATCTCACCTACCTGGCCACATGCGACAGCACACAGGAGAAAAGCCTTACACATGTGAAGAGTGCGGACAAACTTTTACCACAAGCCAGAGTATGAAGAATCATAAGCGCATTCATACAGGAGAGAAACCATATGTTTGTGATGTTTGTGATGCTGCCTTTACTCAAAGTTCCACTCTGTCCACTCATAAGAAATCGCACACTGGAGATAAGCCTTTTAAATGTGATATATGTAATAAAAGGTTCATTTTCCGATCTGGTTTAAATGAACACATGATAGTACATAGTAGAGATAAACCATACCAGTGTGACCAGTGCCACAAGAGATTCAAATACTCTAATTATTTGtcaaagcataaaaaaaagtattgcgGTAATGATGGCTACCGCAAGAGGTGGCAGAAGTCTGGGGTAAAGAAGCCATCAGGAAGAAGATCAGGTGGGTTTCGCAAAGCTTCATCTTCTCTGCGAGTAACTACATCACATACCCTAGATGATGatcagggtgatgatgatgaggtcaTATCACttcatgaagaggaggaggaagaggaagaggaacagagacaggAACAACAGCGAAGAAGCAGGATATCTCGTtacgaaaagaggaaggagaagattccATTACATATttctgatgatggtgattggAAAAAGGCTTGGATAAAGCAAGGATATAAATA TATCAAGATGGAGCAGTTCCAGCGTGCCCACATGGTGGCTCCAGCAGCTTCCACAGCCACTGCACCAACTTCCACAATGAGTGCATATACCTACAGTGGATTAGAAGAGTTCCTGGTGCCTGCTCCTGTTCAAGTTGACATTGGGAACAATGTTGCAAGACAAATAAGTCAACAGATACAACATGTGCAATTCACAAGTGTTTCACAGATGCAGCCAGTACAGTTAACTGCTGCTACCACTAACGCCTCATCAAGAACTTCCCAAAGTCCGGCATTAGGAACACATGTAGGAACGTCTGTTGAACCTCCACCACCAGCAAAGTCTTCATCTAGATCACGTGTAAGAAGTGGTACTGGGGAGCGTGTCGTTTGCCCAGAATGTGGGAAATCTCTAGCATGTGGACCAAATCTTACtgaacacatgcgcacacatactgGAGAACGTCCATTTGTTTGTCATGAGTGTGGGGCTTCCTTTGCTGCAAAATCAAATCTTAGAACTCATAAACGATTGCATACTGGTGAAAGACCATacatgtgtggtgtttgtggtaaAACTTTTTCACAAAGTTCTCATTTGCCAAGTCACATGCGAGTTCACACTGGGGAAAGACCATATGAGTGTCCTGAGTGTCCTAAATCATTTTCATCTAGCACAACCTTGAGAAATCATCTTCGTATACATAGAGGAGATTGCCCGTTTAAGTGTGAATACTGTGGTAGAGGATTTGTGTGTAAATCTTGGCTTCAAGATCATTATAAGGTACATACTGGAGAAAAACCTTTTCAGTGTGACATTTGTAATAAGTGGTTTaaagataaatcatatataactaaacacaaaatgaaatattGTGGCAATGATGGCTATAAGAAGAGATGGAGACGTCCAGGAGTAAAGAAGCCACCAGGGAGAAAACCAGGTGGAATAGCAAAGGCCAAAGTATATGAGGAAGAGGATGCTGACCAACCAAAGCGTCCAAGAGGGCGTCCAAAAGGGTCAAAAAACAAAAGGGGAAGGAAACGGAAACCAGTAAATGTGAGGAAAAAGCGTAGTAATGCCGCAACAGATTCTGACGCTGAATTTGAAGAGATGCTACAAGAACACGAGTCAGAGAGACCTGAGGGAAGCGGTTCAGAAAAACTAgaaggtgatggggatggtaAAGAAAGGCAGCAATTGTTAGATTCAGACAAACATGAATTTTTAGATTCCGAAAGACAGGAATTACTTGAAGCAGAGAGGCATGATATGCTtgaaatagaaaaacaagaaatactcAGTTCAGAAGTAGATGGTACTACCTCCATTCAAGAAGAATCTTCAGTTGAAGATGTTAAGGGATCTTATTTACAACTAAATGCTATCAGACTAAGTGACACACACCAGCATGAGGACCCTCGGCAAGATCACCGGCAGGAGCAGAAACACCATCATTACCAGCAGCAGTATCAGTTTGAAGCCTCTGCTGATCAGTCAACATCAGAAGCTCATTCTGGCAAGAACAGCGATTCACTCTCCATACAACATATTCCTATGGTGCAGCTACATGTACACATGCCCCATACTTCACTACCAACTCATGTtcagcaaacacacatgcagcAAAATCATGTCCATCAGTCAATTTCTCAACCTCAAAACCTTGTGCAGCCACAAAACCTTACACAGTCCCAGAATCTTGTGCAACCCCAAAACCTTGTTCAACCACAAAATCTTGTACAGCCCCAAAATCTTGTTCAGCCTCAGAACTTAGTGCAGCCCCAGAATCTTGTTCAACCACAAAATCTATCTCAGTCAGAAAGTCTAAACCAACCACAAAATTTATCACAACCACAAAATCATTCTCAGCCTCATAATCTCTCACTATCTCAGAGTCTTTCTCAGCCACAAAACCTCTCTCTGGCTCCAAAACTAGTTCAGTCCCATAGCATGCATCAGCCCCAAAACTTGTCACAGCCCCAGAATCTTGCTCAGCCACAAAATTTATCCCAGCCACAAAATCTTTCTCAGTCCCACAGCCTGTCGCAAACTCAATCAATGTCACAACCCCAGAATCTTTCTCAGTCACAAAATTTATCACAGACTTCAAATATGTCTCAACCCCAAAATCTATCACAAAATGATAATTTGTCTCAGCCCCAGAATCTCTCACAGCCTCAAAATCTTTCTCAGCCACAGAACTTAAGTCAAACCCACGTTTCATTACAGGATCATTTAACGCAGCTAAACCAACCTCACCAGACCATACATATGGTTTACTATAACCCATAG